Proteins from a genomic interval of Longimicrobium sp.:
- a CDS encoding segregation/condensation protein A, which produces MELQLAARDPFEVDLERFHGPLDLLLHLIRGQQIDIFDIPISRITEQFLAAIQGVERLELERAGEFLEMAATLVRIKAQMLFPRPPGGDEEEDPRADLVRRLLEYEHFREAARLMERAERERARMFSRGFVEVRPAPKLSDLPLETAWQEVWDAALRLQERLSEQQTVHTVHGRPVRIEDKMNEVVDALVERKRVEFAALVEPWGTRIHAVALLLACLELAKRSVVRIRQASPFASLWIYRRARGEEN; this is translated from the coding sequence ATGGAGCTGCAGCTCGCCGCGCGCGACCCCTTCGAGGTCGACCTGGAGCGCTTCCACGGGCCGCTGGACCTGCTGCTGCACCTGATCCGCGGGCAGCAGATCGACATCTTCGACATCCCGATCTCGCGCATCACCGAGCAGTTCCTGGCGGCCATCCAGGGGGTGGAGCGGCTGGAGCTGGAGCGCGCGGGCGAGTTCCTGGAGATGGCGGCCACGCTGGTGCGCATCAAGGCGCAGATGCTCTTCCCCCGGCCCCCGGGCGGCGACGAGGAGGAGGACCCGCGCGCCGACCTGGTGCGGCGGCTGCTGGAGTACGAGCACTTCCGCGAGGCGGCGCGGCTGATGGAGCGCGCCGAGCGCGAGCGCGCCCGCATGTTCTCGCGCGGCTTCGTGGAGGTGCGCCCCGCGCCGAAGCTGTCGGACCTGCCGCTGGAGACCGCCTGGCAGGAGGTGTGGGACGCGGCGCTGCGCCTGCAGGAGCGCCTCTCCGAGCAGCAGACGGTGCACACCGTGCACGGCCGGCCGGTGCGCATCGAGGACAAGATGAACGAGGTGGTGGACGCGCTGGTGGAGCGGAAGCGCGTGGAGTTCGCCGCGCTGGTGGAGCCGTGGGGGACGCGCATCCACGCGGTGGCGCTCCTCCTGGCGTGCCTGGAGCTGGCCAAGCGCAGCGTGGTGCGCATCCGCCAGGCGTCGCCCTTCGCGTCCCTCTGGATCTACCGCCGCGCCCGCGGCGAGGAGAACTGA
- the scpB gene encoding SMC-Scp complex subunit ScpB, which produces MRASRMIEALLFASEAPLSAAELARADEGLDEERVEAAILELRAEYERDERAFGIFEVGGGWQLLTRPEFAPVLERFDTVPSAQRLSGPALETLAIIAYRQPVGRAELEEIRGVGAGAVLKTLQERGLIEVVGRGEGLGRPLLYGTTPFCLQHFGFRALDDLPRPEELPVVLARRAPEPDPQLTLGDGAA; this is translated from the coding sequence ATGCGCGCCAGCCGGATGATCGAGGCGCTCCTCTTCGCCAGCGAGGCGCCGCTCTCGGCCGCGGAGCTGGCACGGGCGGACGAGGGGCTGGACGAGGAGCGGGTGGAGGCGGCCATCCTGGAGCTGCGCGCCGAGTACGAGCGCGACGAGCGGGCGTTCGGGATCTTCGAGGTGGGCGGCGGCTGGCAGCTCCTCACCCGGCCCGAGTTCGCGCCGGTGCTGGAGCGCTTCGACACGGTGCCCAGCGCGCAGCGGCTCTCGGGCCCCGCGCTGGAGACGCTGGCGATCATCGCCTACCGCCAGCCGGTGGGCCGCGCGGAGCTGGAGGAGATCCGCGGCGTGGGCGCCGGCGCGGTGCTCAAGACGCTCCAGGAGCGCGGGCTGATCGAGGTCGTCGGCCGCGGCGAGGGGCTGGGGCGGCCGCTCCTCTACGGGACCACGCCGTTCTGTTTGCAGCACTTCGGCTTCCGCGCGCTGGACGACCTCCCGCGCCCCGAGGAGCTCCCGGTGGTGCTGGCCCGCCGCGCCCCGGAGCCCGACCCCCAGCTCACGCTCGGCGATGGCGCAGCATAG
- a CDS encoding pseudouridine synthase translates to MAQHRPRPHPHAEEVRLQTFLARAGIASRRASEELIAAGRVFVNGVSVTAPGTKVRPGVDRVAVDGEPVEVQPTTWIALHKPKGYVTTRQDQYGRRTVYDLLPERFHSLFHVGRLDRDSEGIILLTNEGEVANRMLHPSFGITKEYWADVEGKPTSEQLHRLTEGVEDEGETLRAEEVRRLHQVDENVFRLQLVLREGKKREVRRMLAAVGHPVRRLIRRRFGPVSLGELPSGKWRVVTPAELASLRAKPTKSPAGAAKPTDAGKRPAGGAKPGPGAAKKPGGAGKPAGGGAKTGGGAKRAAAKDFGGAKKAGGAGKGDGPPGKKAGGTKRPSRFTPRKGGPRGSS, encoded by the coding sequence ATGGCGCAGCATAGGCCCAGGCCCCACCCGCACGCGGAGGAGGTGCGCCTCCAGACCTTCCTGGCGCGCGCGGGAATCGCCTCGCGGCGCGCCAGCGAGGAGCTGATCGCGGCGGGGCGGGTGTTCGTGAACGGGGTGAGCGTCACCGCGCCGGGGACCAAGGTGCGCCCCGGCGTCGACCGCGTGGCCGTGGACGGGGAGCCGGTGGAGGTGCAGCCGACCACGTGGATCGCGCTGCACAAGCCGAAGGGGTACGTGACCACACGGCAGGACCAGTACGGCCGCCGCACGGTGTACGACCTGCTCCCGGAGCGCTTCCACAGCCTCTTCCACGTGGGCCGGCTGGACCGCGACAGCGAGGGGATCATCCTCCTCACCAACGAGGGCGAGGTGGCGAACCGGATGCTGCACCCCTCGTTCGGGATCACCAAGGAGTACTGGGCCGACGTGGAGGGGAAGCCGACCTCGGAGCAGCTGCACCGGCTGACCGAGGGGGTGGAGGACGAGGGGGAGACGCTGCGCGCGGAGGAGGTGAGGCGCCTGCACCAGGTGGACGAGAACGTCTTCCGCCTGCAGCTGGTGCTGCGCGAGGGGAAGAAGCGCGAGGTGCGCCGCATGCTCGCCGCCGTGGGCCACCCGGTGCGGCGCCTGATCCGCCGCCGCTTCGGCCCCGTCTCCCTCGGCGAGCTGCCCTCGGGGAAGTGGCGCGTGGTCACCCCCGCCGAGCTGGCCTCGCTGCGCGCGAAGCCCACGAAGAGCCCGGCCGGCGCGGCGAAGCCGACCGATGCCGGAAAGCGGCCGGCCGGCGGCGCGAAGCCGGGTCCGGGCGCCGCGAAGAAGCCGGGCGGGGCGGGGAAGCCGGCCGGCGGCGGCGCGAAGACGGGCGGGGGCGCGAAGCGGGCCGCGGCGAAGGACTTCGGCGGCGCGAAGAAGGCCGGCGGGGCGGGGAAGGGAGATGGGCCTCCGGGGAAGAAGGCCGGGGGAACGAAGCGACCTTCGCGCTTCACGCCGAGGAAGGGCGGGCCGCGGGGCTCCTCGTAG
- a CDS encoding HEAT repeat domain-containing protein, producing MSDVKSVPAMLVDLAKGFALSEFYPVTHPTFTEALQKLAATLLAYGEDLVLNVAPGGIAVRGETVARRSPHVQRLTARLHEHGVRELALRHDVGAESLGRLLSAIALPPRVVKAVGGFAAALSAAGARRVVVDGVRVEPAPAAAPAASAGPAYPGTAARADGIALWSAHDMYQQVSLSARRVETEDLEQLRHMLRTGSDSERVEALQRMEFVAQWFLQRGMLDRAVGVLDDLRRDAESMAGKNPATRGHVMLAMHRLASHAVVEELVGRLGRARSEEERAGYRSTLLHLGADVVTPLVRALVGATDLSARRAYRDALVELDRVGVPLLEDMVGDNRWFVVRNMVGILGEVKSADALEHFARTIKHDDARVRRETVIALSKFGGDEAVPLLAQALNDGEAGLRAAAALGLGLTKAQTAVIPLMKRLGQETDQEAVLEILRALGRCGDPRAVPVLAERASAGGFFSRTPVPVRVEAVSALGQIGGDAARAVLQRLLQDRTAEVRDAALKAIGGAGQPA from the coding sequence ATGAGCGACGTGAAGTCGGTGCCGGCGATGCTGGTGGACCTGGCGAAGGGGTTCGCGCTCAGCGAGTTCTACCCGGTCACGCACCCCACCTTCACCGAGGCGCTGCAGAAGCTGGCGGCCACCCTGCTGGCCTACGGCGAGGACCTGGTGCTGAACGTGGCGCCGGGCGGCATCGCCGTGCGCGGCGAGACGGTGGCGCGCCGCTCGCCGCACGTGCAGCGCCTGACCGCGCGGCTGCACGAGCACGGCGTGCGCGAGCTGGCGCTGCGCCACGACGTGGGCGCCGAGTCGCTGGGGAGGCTGCTCTCGGCCATCGCGCTCCCGCCGCGGGTGGTGAAGGCGGTGGGCGGCTTCGCGGCGGCGCTCTCGGCGGCGGGGGCCCGGCGCGTGGTGGTCGACGGCGTGCGCGTGGAGCCCGCCCCGGCGGCCGCCCCCGCGGCGTCGGCGGGGCCCGCGTACCCGGGGACGGCGGCGCGCGCGGACGGGATCGCGCTCTGGTCCGCCCACGACATGTACCAGCAGGTGTCGCTCTCGGCCCGGCGGGTGGAGACGGAAGACCTGGAGCAGCTGCGCCACATGCTGCGCACCGGGAGCGACTCGGAGCGGGTGGAGGCGCTGCAGCGGATGGAGTTCGTGGCGCAGTGGTTCCTGCAGCGGGGGATGCTGGACCGCGCCGTGGGCGTGCTCGACGACCTGCGTCGCGACGCGGAGAGCATGGCGGGGAAGAACCCGGCCACGCGCGGCCACGTGATGCTCGCCATGCACCGCCTCGCCAGCCACGCCGTTGTCGAGGAGCTGGTGGGCCGCCTGGGGCGGGCGAGGAGCGAGGAGGAGCGCGCGGGCTACCGCTCCACGCTGCTGCACCTGGGCGCCGACGTGGTGACGCCGCTGGTGCGCGCGCTGGTGGGGGCCACCGACCTCTCGGCGCGGCGCGCCTACCGCGACGCGCTGGTGGAGCTGGACCGCGTGGGCGTCCCCCTGCTGGAGGACATGGTGGGCGACAACCGCTGGTTCGTGGTCCGCAACATGGTGGGGATCCTGGGCGAGGTGAAGAGCGCCGACGCGCTGGAGCACTTCGCCCGCACCATCAAGCACGACGACGCGCGCGTGCGCCGCGAGACGGTGATCGCGCTCAGCAAGTTCGGCGGCGACGAGGCGGTGCCGCTCCTGGCGCAGGCGCTGAACGACGGCGAGGCGGGGCTGCGCGCGGCCGCCGCGCTGGGCCTGGGCCTCACCAAGGCGCAGACGGCGGTGATCCCGCTGATGAAGCGGCTGGGCCAGGAGACCGACCAGGAGGCGGTGCTGGAGATCCTGCGCGCGCTGGGCCGCTGCGGCGACCCCCGCGCCGTCCCCGTGCTAGCCGAGCGCGCCTCCGCCGGCGGCTTCTTCTCGCGCACCCCCGTCCCCGTGCGCGTGGAGGCCGTCTCCGCCCTCGGCCAGATCGGCGGCGACGCGGCCAGGGCCGTGCTCCAGCGCCTGCTGCAGGACCGCACTGCCGAGGTGCGCGACGCGGCGCTCAAGGCGATCGGGGGAGCGGGGCAGCCGGCGTAG
- a CDS encoding DUF5916 domain-containing protein, whose protein sequence is MTFRVFPLLALAALLAVPAAGAAQARDTTTVRVVSAARATGEIHIDGRLDEPAWDSAGVAGDFVQSWPNPGQPATERTEARVLYDESAVYVAVRMYDSHPDSIAAQLARRDASGIFSDWVHVALDSYHDRRTGFRFSLNPKGVQKDVFHSNDVNEDLDWDAVWESATRVDSAGWTAEIRVPFSQLRFSGAEPAGGRVWGLQIQRDIARKNERDSWSLWTRNDPGYVSRFGDLTGLVGVRPVRRLELMPYLSSRLSRAPGEEANPFYSSNDVAFSAGADFKVGVTSGLTLTGTINPDFGQVEVDPAVVNLSAFETFFPEKRPFFVEGADIFRFGEVRSYNNYGFEEYFYSRRIGRQPQRALTGDTLLFVDAPAQSTILGAVKLSGKAGPWTLGVMNALTAEERARFVTADGRGSAVVEPLSDYLVGRVRREFRGGGTVLGAMGTATLRDLSDPGFPSLLRERAFFAGVDGEHSWDRRRWTLSGYLAGTRVEGSRDVITTTQLSSSRYYQRPDADYLELDPDRTSLDGYMAEAAIQRSGALHGSVGVKVTSPGFEINDLGFQGRTDHRAVTTLLGRRWDTPGKLFRDGGVFGYTYHVWNFGGESILQGGAVGADATLHSFWAMGGRVGFRPWYDDDRLTRGGPLARAPGRWELSGYVASDSRKAVSFGADAFVAEKGEGGWDRSVSVGVDYRPSSAVRLRFAPSLGRSLGSAQFVRAVDDPLATETFGRRYVFADIDQTTVAMETRLDWTFSPTLSLQLFAQPFVAAGDYSDFKEFERPGTYDFAVYGEDRGTLTRGESCAEPAQPGGLYLVDPDAAGPAPCFAFGERDFNVRSLRGNAVLRWEYRPGSVLFLVWQQQRDGFEAVGDFDFGRDAGEVFRAPAQNVFVIKATYWLGR, encoded by the coding sequence ATGACGTTTCGCGTTTTTCCGCTGCTCGCCCTCGCGGCGCTCCTGGCGGTCCCCGCGGCGGGCGCCGCGCAGGCCCGCGACACCACCACCGTGCGCGTGGTCTCCGCCGCCCGCGCCACGGGCGAGATCCACATCGACGGCCGCCTGGACGAGCCGGCGTGGGACAGCGCCGGCGTGGCCGGCGACTTCGTGCAGAGCTGGCCCAACCCGGGGCAGCCCGCCACGGAGCGCACCGAGGCGCGCGTGCTCTACGACGAGAGCGCCGTCTACGTGGCGGTGCGGATGTACGACTCCCACCCCGACTCGATCGCCGCGCAGCTGGCCCGGCGCGACGCCAGCGGGATCTTCTCCGACTGGGTGCACGTGGCGCTGGACAGCTACCACGACCGCCGCACCGGCTTCCGCTTCTCGCTGAACCCCAAGGGGGTGCAGAAGGACGTCTTCCACTCCAACGACGTCAACGAGGACCTCGACTGGGACGCCGTCTGGGAGTCGGCCACCCGCGTCGACTCGGCCGGGTGGACCGCCGAGATCCGCGTCCCCTTCTCGCAGCTGCGCTTCAGCGGGGCCGAGCCGGCGGGCGGGCGCGTCTGGGGGCTGCAGATCCAGCGCGACATCGCCCGCAAGAACGAGCGCGACAGCTGGTCGCTCTGGACCCGGAACGATCCCGGCTACGTCTCCCGCTTCGGCGACCTCACCGGGCTGGTGGGGGTGCGGCCCGTGCGGCGGCTGGAGCTCATGCCGTACCTGAGCAGCCGGCTGAGCCGCGCGCCCGGCGAGGAGGCGAACCCGTTCTACTCCAGCAACGACGTGGCCTTCTCGGCGGGCGCCGACTTCAAGGTGGGGGTCACCTCGGGGCTCACCCTGACCGGGACCATCAACCCCGACTTCGGGCAGGTGGAGGTGGACCCCGCCGTGGTCAACCTCTCCGCCTTCGAGACCTTCTTCCCGGAGAAGCGCCCGTTCTTCGTGGAGGGCGCCGACATCTTCCGCTTCGGCGAGGTCCGCAGCTACAACAACTACGGCTTCGAGGAGTACTTCTACTCGCGGCGGATCGGGCGCCAGCCGCAGCGGGCCCTCACCGGCGACACCCTCCTCTTCGTCGACGCGCCGGCGCAGTCCACCATCCTGGGCGCCGTCAAGCTGAGCGGGAAGGCCGGCCCGTGGACGCTGGGGGTGATGAACGCGCTGACCGCCGAGGAGCGGGCGCGCTTCGTCACGGCGGACGGGCGCGGCAGCGCGGTGGTGGAGCCGCTCAGCGACTACCTGGTGGGGCGCGTGCGGCGCGAGTTCCGCGGCGGCGGCACCGTGCTGGGCGCCATGGGCACCGCGACGCTCCGCGACCTCTCGGACCCCGGGTTCCCCTCGCTGCTGCGCGAGCGCGCCTTCTTCGCGGGGGTCGACGGCGAGCACTCGTGGGACCGGCGGCGGTGGACGCTCTCCGGCTACCTGGCGGGCACGCGCGTGGAGGGGAGCCGGGACGTGATCACCACCACGCAGCTCTCGTCGTCGCGCTACTACCAGCGCCCCGACGCCGACTACCTGGAGCTCGACCCCGACCGCACCTCGCTGGACGGGTACATGGCCGAGGCGGCGATCCAGAGGAGCGGCGCGCTGCACGGCTCGGTGGGCGTCAAGGTCACCAGCCCCGGCTTCGAGATCAACGACCTGGGCTTCCAGGGGCGCACCGACCATCGCGCCGTCACCACGCTGCTCGGGCGGCGCTGGGACACCCCCGGCAAGCTCTTCCGCGACGGCGGCGTCTTCGGCTACACCTACCACGTGTGGAACTTCGGGGGCGAGTCGATCCTGCAGGGCGGCGCGGTGGGCGCCGACGCCACCCTCCACAGCTTCTGGGCCATGGGGGGCCGGGTGGGCTTCCGCCCCTGGTACGACGACGACCGGCTGACCCGCGGCGGGCCGCTGGCGCGGGCCCCCGGGCGCTGGGAGCTCTCGGGGTACGTGGCGTCCGACTCGCGCAAGGCGGTCTCCTTCGGCGCGGACGCGTTCGTCGCGGAGAAGGGCGAGGGGGGGTGGGACCGCTCGGTGTCGGTGGGCGTGGACTACCGGCCCAGCAGCGCCGTGCGGCTCCGGTTCGCCCCGTCGCTCGGCAGGAGCCTGGGGAGCGCCCAGTTCGTCCGCGCGGTCGACGACCCGCTGGCCACGGAGACCTTCGGGCGCCGCTACGTCTTCGCCGACATCGACCAGACCACCGTGGCGATGGAGACGCGGCTGGACTGGACGTTCTCGCCCACGCTCAGCCTGCAGCTCTTCGCCCAGCCTTTCGTGGCGGCGGGCGACTACAGCGACTTCAAGGAGTTCGAGCGCCCCGGCACGTACGACTTCGCCGTGTACGGGGAGGACCGCGGGACGCTGACGCGCGGCGAGAGCTGCGCAGAGCCCGCCCAGCCGGGGGGCCTGTACCTGGTGGACCCCGACGCCGCGGGCCCGGCGCCGTGCTTCGCCTTCGGCGAGCGCGACTTCAACGTGCGCAGCCTGCGCGGCAACGCGGTGCTGCGCTGGGAGTACCGCCCGGGCTCGGTGCTCTTCCTGGTGTGGCAGCAGCAGCGCGACGGCTTCGAGGCGGTGGGCGACTTCGACTTCGGCCGCGACGCCGGCGAGGTGTTCCGCGCCCCGGCCCAGAACGTGTTCGTGATCAAGGCGACGTACTGGCTGGGCCGGTAG
- a CDS encoding sensor histidine kinase encodes MHAEPLPILEALPAPEPFAPRGRLVRAAAVALGWLAFLWGLDPRVLVPWVAPAGPADVTMRALTGAALTLGVFHLAERFPWERRRWPAWTAIHSLGALAFGAAAVSVVFPFHQYLAPDPTLRWTDAFLSSLHWHFLLYWFVLGVALALAYAERVRERERDAARLRLAASRLEAEYARARLGALRMQMQPHFLFNTLNAISELIHQDPRLASRTIAQLQDLLRLTLEGSGAQEVPLERELSVLDRYLAIQRTRFGDRLDVRMEVAPETRRALVPGLLLQPLVENALKYGVPGGRREQRVTVTARVEGSRLIVEVRDNGPGVAANHRRPGSGVGLNNIRARLEHLYGADARLELEDAEGGEGAVARVVLPLRDAEGG; translated from the coding sequence ATGCACGCCGAGCCGCTCCCGATCCTCGAGGCCCTGCCCGCGCCGGAGCCGTTCGCGCCGCGCGGGCGGCTGGTGCGCGCCGCGGCGGTGGCGCTGGGGTGGCTGGCGTTCCTGTGGGGGCTGGACCCGCGCGTGCTGGTGCCGTGGGTGGCGCCGGCGGGGCCCGCGGACGTGACGATGCGCGCGCTCACCGGGGCCGCGCTGACGCTGGGCGTCTTCCACCTGGCCGAGCGCTTCCCGTGGGAGCGGCGGCGCTGGCCGGCGTGGACGGCGATCCACTCCCTCGGCGCGCTGGCGTTCGGGGCGGCGGCGGTGTCGGTCGTCTTCCCCTTCCACCAGTACCTGGCGCCGGACCCGACGCTGCGCTGGACGGACGCCTTCCTCAGCAGCCTGCACTGGCACTTCCTGCTGTACTGGTTCGTGCTGGGGGTCGCGCTGGCGCTGGCGTACGCCGAGCGGGTGCGCGAGCGCGAGCGCGACGCCGCCCGGCTGCGGCTGGCGGCCTCGCGCCTGGAGGCCGAGTACGCACGCGCGCGGCTCGGCGCGCTCCGGATGCAGATGCAGCCGCACTTCCTCTTCAACACCCTGAACGCCATCTCCGAGCTGATCCACCAGGACCCGCGGCTCGCGTCGCGGACCATCGCCCAGCTCCAGGACCTGCTGCGGCTCACCCTCGAAGGCTCCGGCGCGCAGGAGGTCCCGCTCGAGCGCGAGCTCTCCGTCCTCGACCGCTACCTGGCGATCCAGCGGACACGCTTCGGCGACCGGCTCGACGTCCGCATGGAGGTCGCACCCGAGACGCGGCGGGCGCTGGTTCCCGGCCTTCTCCTCCAGCCGCTGGTGGAGAACGCGCTCAAGTACGGCGTCCCCGGCGGCCGCCGGGAGCAGCGGGTGACGGTCACGGCCCGCGTGGAGGGCTCCCGCCTTATCGTCGAAGTGCGCGACAACGGCCCCGGCGTCGCGGCGAACCACCGGCGGCCCGGGAGCGGTGTGGGCCTGAACAACATCCGCGCCCGCCTGGAGCACCTGTACGGCGCCGATGCCCGCCTGGAGCTGGAGGATGCGGAGGGTGGGGAGGGGGCGGTCGCGCGGGTGGTGCTGCCGTTGCGAGACGCCGAAGGCGGCTGA
- a CDS encoding histidine kinase has protein sequence MQIADSDPTAELPRTGRLKYVAAVFAGWAAWALFWTTEPLLMTGRLNHVDEAAGWFREALVWALLTFFIFWLARRFPFGRGRRAAALGAHAAGALLVAFAAGNATYAEDRWLLGAETKPYFAEIRKGFRFDLTWYCYVLGIGLALHWHRRARERDRLAARLAIRAADLEAGVAKARLAAARMQVQPQLLFGTLDAVSELAARDPDLADHLTVRLADLLRMTVSHFDVQEVALHVDLAFLDTYLAIQQVRLPGRVAVRREVTPDACEARVPAFLLQPIVASLLHHASADDETRRIDVAAWRDGGRLLLEVRGEGRLPPARSMDGAGLDDVRARLRQLHGADARLEQGADADGAPVLRVSLPYREVEEGAAVEAGV, from the coding sequence ATGCAGATCGCCGACTCCGATCCGACCGCCGAGCTGCCGCGGACCGGGCGCCTGAAGTACGTGGCGGCGGTGTTCGCGGGGTGGGCGGCGTGGGCGCTGTTCTGGACCACGGAGCCGCTGCTGATGACGGGGCGGCTCAACCACGTCGACGAGGCGGCGGGGTGGTTCCGCGAGGCGCTCGTGTGGGCGCTGCTCACCTTCTTCATCTTCTGGCTGGCGCGCCGCTTCCCGTTCGGGCGCGGGCGGCGGGCGGCGGCGCTGGGGGCTCACGCGGCGGGGGCGCTGCTGGTGGCCTTCGCGGCGGGGAACGCCACGTACGCGGAGGACCGCTGGCTCCTCGGCGCGGAGACGAAGCCGTACTTCGCGGAGATCCGGAAGGGCTTCCGCTTCGACCTGACGTGGTACTGCTACGTGCTGGGGATCGGCCTGGCGCTGCACTGGCACCGCCGGGCGCGGGAGCGCGACCGCCTGGCCGCCCGCCTGGCCATCCGCGCCGCAGACCTGGAGGCGGGGGTGGCGAAGGCGCGCCTCGCCGCGGCGCGGATGCAGGTGCAGCCGCAGCTCCTCTTCGGCACGCTGGACGCCGTCTCGGAGCTGGCCGCGCGCGACCCCGACCTGGCGGACCACCTGACGGTGCGCCTCGCCGACCTGCTGCGGATGACGGTGAGCCACTTCGACGTGCAGGAGGTCGCCCTGCACGTCGACCTCGCCTTCCTGGACACCTACCTCGCCATCCAGCAGGTCCGCCTCCCCGGCCGCGTCGCGGTGCGGCGCGAGGTCACGCCGGACGCGTGCGAGGCCCGCGTCCCCGCCTTCCTCCTCCAGCCCATCGTCGCTTCCCTGCTCCACCACGCATCGGCGGATGACGAGACGCGGCGGATCGACGTCGCCGCGTGGAGGGACGGCGGGCGGCTCCTGCTGGAGGTGCGCGGCGAGGGCCGTCTCCCGCCCGCACGGTCCATGGACGGCGCGGGGCTGGACGACGTGCGCGCCCGGCTGCGGCAGCTCCATGGCGCGGACGCTCGCCTGGAGCAGGGTGCGGACGCGGACGGCGCTCCCGTGCTGCGGGTGAGCCTGCCGTATCGTGAGGTGGAGGAAGGCGCGGCGGTGGAGGCGGGGGTGTAA
- a CDS encoding AAA family ATPase codes for MTLQSPYAPAELPRADFLERISAEVHRRVVGQEYMIERLLIGLLTGGHVLMEGLPGLAKTLAVRTLAETIDATFQRIQFTPDLLPADVVGTTIYNARTAEFVPHRGPIFAHIVLADEVNRAPAKVQAALLEAMQEKQVTIGGETYPLPRPFLVLATQNPIEQVGTYPLPEAQVDRFMLKVRVGYPTRDEEKEILRRMAGGAEIPVGTVAHPDEILTARDQIGRLYLDDKIADYILDLVGATREPRRFKAPDLEPLIEFGASPRATIALAACARAHAFLRGRSYVTPEDVKAIGPDVLRHRVITTYEAEAEEVTTDDIVRRVFEAVRVP; via the coding sequence ATGACCCTGCAATCCCCCTACGCGCCCGCGGAGCTGCCCCGGGCCGACTTCCTGGAGCGCATCAGCGCCGAGGTGCACCGGCGCGTGGTGGGGCAGGAGTACATGATCGAGCGGCTCCTGATCGGGCTGCTGACGGGCGGGCACGTGCTGATGGAGGGGCTCCCGGGCCTCGCCAAGACGCTGGCCGTGCGCACCCTGGCCGAGACCATCGACGCCACCTTCCAGCGCATCCAGTTCACCCCCGACCTCCTCCCCGCCGACGTGGTGGGGACGACCATCTACAACGCCCGCACGGCCGAGTTCGTCCCGCACCGGGGGCCGATCTTCGCGCACATCGTGCTGGCCGACGAGGTGAACCGCGCCCCCGCCAAGGTGCAGGCCGCGCTGCTGGAGGCCATGCAGGAGAAGCAGGTGACCATCGGCGGCGAGACGTACCCGCTGCCGCGGCCGTTCCTGGTGCTGGCCACGCAGAACCCGATCGAGCAGGTGGGCACCTACCCGCTCCCCGAGGCGCAGGTCGACCGCTTCATGCTGAAGGTGCGCGTCGGCTACCCCACGAGGGACGAGGAGAAGGAGATCCTGCGGCGGATGGCGGGCGGCGCCGAGATCCCGGTGGGCACCGTTGCGCACCCCGACGAGATCCTGACGGCGCGCGACCAGATCGGCCGGCTGTACCTGGACGACAAGATCGCCGACTACATCCTGGACCTGGTGGGCGCCACCCGCGAGCCGCGCCGCTTCAAGGCGCCGGACCTGGAGCCGCTGATCGAGTTCGGCGCCAGCCCCCGGGCGACGATCGCGCTGGCGGCGTGCGCGCGCGCCCACGCCTTCCTGCGCGGCCGCTCGTACGTGACCCCGGAAGACGTGAAGGCCATCGGCCCCGACGTGCTGCGCCACCGCGTCATCACCACCTACGAGGCCGAGGCGGAAGAGGTCACCACCGACGACATCGTGCGCCGCGTCTTCGAGGCCGTCCGCGTCCCGTGA
- a CDS encoding DUF58 domain-containing protein, producing MLSRLFRRRRPAPGPRPAHASTAPALPEILRQVRRIELRTRGLVSSRFSGEYHSVFKGQGIEFTEVREYLPGDDVRTIDWNVSARTGETFVKKYVEERELSVLLLVDLSGSQRFGTRGRFKSEMVAEVAATLAMSAVRNNDRVGLLVFTDRVELFVPPRKGRRHVLRIVRDLLTFRPEGTGTDLAGALEYAVRLLRSRSIVFLVSDFVGPQSRAAEKALTAAAHRHDLVPVTISDPADLELPDAGLIQVTDPETGARVVVDSGSAAVRERYAAAVREERAALRRTFRRLGLDEIELTTDAPTSGAILSFFRRRERRLRR from the coding sequence ATGCTGAGCCGCCTCTTCCGCCGCCGGCGTCCCGCGCCCGGCCCCCGGCCCGCCCACGCCTCCACCGCGCCCGCGCTGCCGGAGATCCTGCGGCAGGTGCGGCGGATCGAGCTGCGCACGCGCGGGCTGGTCAGCTCGCGCTTCAGCGGCGAGTACCACTCCGTGTTCAAGGGGCAGGGGATCGAGTTCACCGAGGTGCGCGAGTACCTCCCCGGCGACGACGTGCGCACCATCGACTGGAACGTCTCCGCGCGCACCGGCGAGACCTTCGTCAAGAAGTACGTCGAGGAGCGCGAGCTCTCCGTCCTCCTGCTGGTCGATCTCTCGGGCTCGCAGCGCTTCGGCACGCGCGGGCGCTTCAAGAGCGAGATGGTGGCCGAGGTCGCCGCCACGCTGGCCATGTCGGCCGTGCGCAACAACGACCGCGTGGGGCTCCTGGTCTTCACCGACCGGGTGGAGCTGTTCGTCCCCCCGCGCAAGGGGCGGCGCCACGTGCTGCGCATCGTCCGCGACCTGCTCACCTTCCGCCCCGAGGGCACGGGCACCGACCTGGCCGGCGCGCTGGAGTACGCCGTGCGGCTCCTGCGCTCGCGCTCCATCGTCTTCCTGGTCTCCGACTTCGTGGGCCCGCAGTCCCGCGCGGCCGAGAAGGCGCTCACCGCCGCCGCCCACCGCCACGACCTGGTCCCCGTCACCATCAGCGACCCGGCGGACCTGGAGCTCCCCGACGCGGGCCTCATCCAGGTGACCGACCCCGAGACCGGCGCCCGCGTGGTGGTCGACTCCGGCAGCGCCGCCGTCCGCGAGCGCTACGCCGCGGCCGTCCGCGAGGAGCGGGCGGCGCTGCGGCGCACCTTCCGCCGCCTGGGGCTGGACGAGATCGAGCTGACGACCGACGCCCCCACCTCGGGCGCCATCCTCTCCTTCTTCCGCCGCCGCGAGCGCCGCCTCCGCCGATGA